A single window of Colletotrichum higginsianum IMI 349063 chromosome 8, whole genome shotgun sequence DNA harbors:
- a CDS encoding Archaeal flagellin n-terminal-like domain-containing protein, translated as MAYFIDGKDCMISEWILLAASYVFVGLRVYTRLFRLREKLALSDYLLILSAFNALGLIICDTLTYQLGVMDNWESSVALSKISFASNYFYDVGMGFPKMSMLAFYWAYFPADTSPAMRKALWGITAFVCLSYMAILWDDTFFCGKDVSVQWSQEEGACSVFYAPEPFILNFTLNLACYVFVYVLPLTLLFQGVLQPSKGLTIAFVLGLLTIFTTIVRFITLKVGTGQENLVYPLSILEMTLAITVVALPGLKPLLERSSKSPSFETVEVDNQTKNFS; from the exons ATGGCGTACTTCATCGACGGAAAGGATTGCATG ATATCCGAATGGATTCTGCTGGCAGCATCCTATGTGTTCGTCGGCCTGCGGGTGTACACTCGCCTCTTCCGCTTGCGCGAGAAGCTGGCCTTGTCCGACTACCTCCTCATTCTCTCGGCCTTCaatgcccttggcctgatCATCTGCGACACCTTGACGTACCAGCTCGGTGTCATGGACAACTGGGAATCCTCCGTTGCTCTGTCCAAG ATTTCCTTCGCGTCCAACTACTTCTACGATGTAGGCATGGGTTTTCCGAAGATGAGCATGCTGGCATTCTACTGGGCCTACTTCCCCGCCGACACCAGCCCTGCGATGCGCAAGGCGTTGTGGGGTATCACCGCCTTCGTCTGCCTTTCCTACATGGCGATCCTTTGGGACGACACGTTCTTCTGCGGCAAGGACGTCTCCGTCCAGTGGTCTCAAGAGGAGGGCGCCTGCAGTGTCTTCTACGCGCCTGAGCCCTTCATCCTCAACTTCACTCTCAACCTAGCCTGCTACGTCTTTG TTTACGTCCTTCCTCTCACCCTTCTGTTCCAGGGTGTTCTCCAGCCGTCCAAGGGTCTCACCATCGCTTTCGTTCTTGGTCTCCTGACAATCTTTACCACCATCGTCCGCTTCATCACTCTCAAGGTTGGCACGGGACAGGAGAATCTTGTCT ACCCTCTCAGCATCCTCGAGATGACCCTCGCCATCACTGTCGTCGCTCTGCCTGGCCTGAAGCCTCTTCTGGAACGATCATCCAAGAGCCCCTCGTTCGAGACGGTCGAAGTCGATAACCAGACGAAGAACTTCTCCTGA
- a CDS encoding Cation-transporting atpase 4 — protein MGAATSRDMAAAVLVPLPFNLITMVLRFWIRTQRKAWGPDDWAMVATIVLWRRQTARRCPRTDKKKPVWAVSQVGLVGMAWSGVGQLDSTLSADQVANSYFWFYVFQEFWCFTLVTLKWSLGFTLLRIGNGQRWVQIVIYTCLALVTVCTGGTGMYLFFRCSPVEKNWLLTIEGTCQAREIQTALSFLVAAVSISTDWIFAIMPFALIWKLQMASKVKASVIGLLGLGIFASIAPIVRLNYLLLLNDDQKFLQGLSIILAWAQAEVGIGMLVANLPACRPLLERALSRLTSFTGSKNKSTKDPAAASAAVKNSYLELGERDTTKMNISANRSGVETRVYGRDLGDASSESLPDDHSQKRIVSKSGFGAIRVQRDFDMAVEKKHGDNAV, from the exons ATGGGCGCGGCTACGTCGAGAGATATGGCCGCCGCGGTCCTGGTGCCGCTGCCGTTCAACCTCATCACCATGGTGTTGCGGTTTTGGATCCGGACACAGAGGAAGGCCTGGGGACCGGATGACTGGGCCATGGTGGCCACGATC GTGCTCTGGCGGCGTCAGACGGCTCGCAGATGTCCGAGGACtgacaagaagaagccggtCTGGGCTGTTTCCCAGGTTGGGCTGGTAGGCATGGCCTGGAGCGGAGTCGGGCAGCTTGATTCGACGTTGAGTGCAGATCAAGTAGCCAACTCATATTTT TGGTTCTACGTTTTCCAGGAGTTCTGGTGCTTTACCTTGGTCACCCTGAAATGGTCCCTTGGTTTCACCCTGTTGCGCATCGGTAACGGGCAGCGCTGGGTACAGATTGTCATCTACACGTGTCTCGCGCTGGTCACGGTTTGCACCGGGGGCACTGGCATGTACCTGTTCTTCCGATGCTCGCCGGTTGA AAAAAACTGGCTCCTTACCATCGAAGGGACCTGCCAGGCCCGAGAGATCCAAACTGCTCTTTCGTTCCTCGTTGCTGCCGTGTCCATCTCGACTGATTGGATATTCGCCATTATGCCGTTCGCCCTTATCTGGAAACTGCAAATGGCCAGCAAGGTCAAGGCCTCTGTCATTGGACTTTTGGGCTTGGGTATCTT CGCATCCATCGCCCCGATCGTTCGACTCAATTATCTCCTCCTGTTGAATGATGACCAGAAGTTCCTCCAGGGCCTCAGCATCATCCTCGCCTGGGCACAAGCCGAGGTCGGTATCGGAATGCTCGTCGCCAATCTCCCCGCCTGCCGACccctcctcgagcgcgcCCTCTCGCGCCTCACGTCCTTCACCGGCTCCAAGAACAAGTCCACCAAGGACCCAGCGgcagcctcggcggcggtcaaGAACAGCTacctcgagctgggcgaAAGGGACACCACCAAGATGAACATCAGCGCCAACCGATCCGGCGTCGAGACGCGGGTGTACGGCAGGGACCTGGGCGACGCCAGCAGCGAGAGCCTGCCCGACGACCACAGCCAGAAGAGGATCGTGAGCAAGAGCGGCTTCGGCGCGATCCGGGTGCAGAGGGATTTCGACATGGCCGTAGAAAAGAAGCACGGCGACAATGCGGTTTGA
- a CDS encoding archaeal flagellin N-terminal-like domain-containing protein, with translation MPGVAKEAVVPIEAALLGLAITLVLARMYLRLIRQRQNLTISDWILVVSILDAIALFATDTMAYNLGAMDEYDPKAPAAPDDEQIRLMKVSFAGNYFYDTGVYFPKLALLAFYFKLIPPTMPILRKVLYGTSGLTLAFAVTTCFLDTFWCGPNVSVNWDLEGSCSTYDSKAVFRIDWGMNIVSDLLNVLSMTEIAAAIIVVSLPALKSLLHRRGLATSNYGTGKTGSDGLAYKKHPTSHFKLSSGRDPYEATTRVVAEEESGSEVELNNLQRSDVIYKSARVSITYHRREEVGEEGSPSGRASEVVHPGTGTRDGEGCALRTTDPGRRTENGRVANHARQG, from the exons ATGCCGGGCGTCGCAAAAGAGGCCGTTGTG CCGATCGAGGCCGCGCTCCTCGGGCTGGCAATCACCCTCGTTCTCGCACGCATGTATCTTCGACTGATTCGACAGCGTCAAAATCTCACAATCAGCGATTGGATCCTTGTTGTCTCGATACTCGATGCCATCGCGCTCTTCGCAACCGACACGATGGCGTACAACCTGGGCGCAATGGACGAGTACGACCCGAAagccccggcggccccggaCGACGAACAAATCAGGCTGATGAAGGTCTCGTTTGCCGGAAACTACTTCTATGACACTGGGGTTTACTTTCCGAAGCTGGCATTGCTGGCCTTCTACTTCAAGTTGATTCCGCCTACGATGCCCATCTTGCGAAAAGTGCTCTACGGAACGAGCGGCTTGACGCTGGCCTTCGCCGTGACTACCTGCTTCTTGGACACATTCTGGTGCGGACCCAATGTGTCTGTGAACTGGGATTTGGAGGGCTCCTGCTCGACGTACGATTCCAAAGCAGTTTTCCGCATCGATTGGGGCATGAACATTGTGTCAGACCTGCTGA ATGTGCTTTCCATGACAGAGATCGCAGCCGCCATCATTGTGGTGTCGTTGCCCGCCCTCAAATCGCTTCTCCACCGCCGTGGGCTGGCCACATCGAATTATGGGACCGGCAAGACGGGATCGGACGGGCTGGCTTACAAGAAGCACCCGACAAGCCACTTCAAACTGTCTTCGGGGAGAGACCCATACGAGGCGACGACGCGAgtggtcgccgaggaggagtcGGGCAGCGAGGTGGAACTGAACAATCTCCAACGATCGGATGTGATTTACAAATCCGCTCGCGTGAGCATAACGTACCATAGGCGAGAGGAGGTTGGCGAAGAGGGAAGTCCCTCCGGGCGTGCATCCGAGGTCGTCCAccccggcaccggcacgagggatggggaggggtgtgCATTAAGAACAACGGACCCCGGCCGGCGTACGGAAAACGGTCGAGTAGCCAATCATGCCCGGCAAGGTTAA
- a CDS encoding Cutinase codes for MLSPKAAALFNLVLLASAAPGKRQSTGSGSCTDLHIFLARGWNEGYPGRQQLVIDATCNGLSSCDYEDILFDASNPQGYPNAVEQGRASGVSQIKAYAEKCPNSKIALSGYSEGANVVGNILADSGLSANAAPGTQVCAALLFGDPTHIADQSYNVEAGSGYSGSMARSRSSLDNLNNFAGVLRSWCNGEDTVCASGEGRTMGEDAHTNYFQLYTNAAAAYIKEKCVSSSPAPTATATSGAPAPTSTAGSVCVSGKVVTGLSDNYSGLCGFACSNGYCPDGVCECSAFGAPTTGPSGDGRDGCPADGLDDSYKGLCSFSCSRNYCPPGACKYC; via the exons ATGTTGTCCCCGAAAGCCGCCGCTCTCTTCAACTTGGTCCTCCTGGCCTCCGCGGCCCCCGGAAAGCGCCAGTCCACCGGCTCTGGATCCTGCACCGACCTGcacatcttcctcgcccgcgGGTGGAACGAGGGTTACCCCGGCCGCCAGCAGCTCGTTATCGACGCCACCTGTAACGGCCTCTCCAGCTGCGACTACGAGGACATCCTGTTCGATGCGTCCAACCCCCAGGGCTACCCCAATGCGGTTGAACAGGGCCGAGCCTCTGGTGTCTCCCAGATCAAGGCGTACGCCGAGAAATGCCCCAACTCCAAGATCGCTCTGAGCGGCTACAGTGAGGGTGCCAACGTGGTTGGAAACATCCTTGCGGACTCCGGGCTGAGCGCCAACGCTGCACCTGGAACCCAAG TCTGCGCCGCCCTGCTCTTCGGCGACCCGACGCACATCGCCGACCAGAGCTacaacgtcgaggccggctcCGGCTACAGCGGCTCGATGGCCCGATCCCGCTCGTCGCTCGACAACCTGAACAacttcgccggcgtcctgCGCTCCTGGTGCAACGGCGAGGACACCGTCTGCGCGTCCGGCGAGGGCCGCACCATGGGCGAGGACGCACACACCAACTACTTCCAGCTTTacaccaacgccgccgccgcgtaCATCAAGGAGAAGtgcgtctcctcctcccctgcGCCCACGGCGACCGCCACCTCCGGCGCGCCCGCGCCCACCTCAACGGCGGGCTCCGTTTGCGTCTCGGGCAAGGTCGTGACCGGCTTGTCGGACAACTACAGCGGCCTCTGCGGCTTCGCGTGCTCCAACGGGTACTGCCCCGACGGCGTCTGCGAGTGCTCTGCCTTTGGCGCGCCCACGACGGGCCccagcggcgacggccgggACGGATGCCCCGCCGACGGTCTGGATGATAGCTACAAGGGGCTTTGCAGCTTCAGCTGTAGCCGCAACTACTGCCCGCCCGGAGCCTGCAAGTATTGTTAA
- a CDS encoding O-methyltransferase: MSTSEKDTVAAAVAVEGVACNNLLAPNTRLDNAIANSRENKLPEIAVSPLQGQFLAIQCQLIGAKTVLEIGTLGGYSTIWLAETGAKVTSIEIDPKHRDVALQNVAGLDVEIILGAALDVLPKLAAEGRRFDMVFCDASWGEQEKYFDWAVKLTRPKGCIYVDNVVWNALDSGAVESGKDSLLTHVGKDKRVKATLVPMISTAHTASRGRTILDGFLLAVVN; encoded by the coding sequence ATGTCCACCTCTGAGAAAGATACCGTCGCagccgctgtcgccgtcgagggcgtcgcgtGCAACAACCTCCTCGCGCCCAACACGCGACTGGACAACGCCATTGCAAACTCCCGAGAGAACAAACTGCCGGAAATCGCCGTCTCCCCCCTCCAGGGTCAGTTCCTCGCCATTCAGTGCCAGCTGATAGGCGCCAAGACGGTCCTCGAGATCGGCACACTCGGCGGGTACTCGACCATCTGGCTGGCGGAGACGGGCGCCAAGGTCACCAGCATCGAGATCGACCCCAAGCACCGCGACGTCGCGCTGCAGAACGTCGCgggtctcgacgtcgagatcATCCTGGGCGCCGCCCTGGACGTCCTCCCGAAgttggccgccgagggccgccgGTTCGACATGGTCTTCTGCGACGCGTCCTGGGGCGAGCAGGAGAAGTACTTCGACTGGGCGGTCAAGCTGACGAGGCCGAAAGGGTGCATCTACGTCGACAACGTCGTCTGGAACGCTCTCGACAGCGGCGCAGTGGAGTCGGGGAAAGATTCGCTCTTGACGCACGTGGGCAAGGACAAGAGAGTCAAGGCCACGCTTGTTCCGATGATCTCAACGGCGCACACGGCCTCCAGGGGGCGGACCATACTAGATGGGTTCttgttggcggtggtgaaTTAG
- a CDS encoding Uracil phosphoribosyltransferase — MGKLGNALKAGQTAVELGRNVQGFAGAADKAEMGRQAGRGVFNEGAETGKTMGKTWLKTFEVVPRLVCRGLQFLFALVACGFYGNRVDADRKDEDGDGGGFSPEWILAITVAGASAVTAVLFVAATPLGAIPFVGSRIKIFKTYRAFAWDLVLFVAWIVVFGIFAAIFLKRDSDNPYKGSSTGAMKVAVWIDLVNAIFWFVSGVYGCIKTFLGDKTDKMTDKIGQKLFEKKQEPAKEEAYYAESV; from the coding sequence ATGGGAAAACTCGGAAAcgccctcaaggccggcCAGACCGCCGTCGAACTGGGCCGCAACGTGCAGGgcttcgccggcgccgccgacaaggccgagatgGGCCGCCAGGCCGGCCGCGGGGTCTTCaacgagggcgccgagacGGGCAAGACGATGGGCAAGACGTGGCTCAAGACCTTCGAGGTCGTGCCGCGCCTCGTGTGCCGCGGCCTGCAGttcctcttcgccctcgtcgcctgcGGCTTCTACGGGAaccgcgtcgacgccgaccgcaaggacgaggacggcgacggcggcggcttctcgCCCGAGTGGATCCTCgccatcaccgtcgccggcgcctcggccgtcaccgccgtgctcttcgtcgccgcgaCGCCTCTCGGGGCCATCCCCTTCGTCGGCAGCAGGATCAAGATCTTCAAGACGTACCGCGCCTTCGCCTGggacctcgtcctcttcgtcgcctgGATCGTCGTGTTTGGCATCTTtgccgccatcttcctcaaGAGGGACAGCGACAACCCGTacaagggcagcagcacggGCGCCATGAAGGTGGCCGTCTGGATCGACCTGGTGAACGCCATCTTCTGGTTCGTCTCCGGCGTTTACGGCTGCATCAAGACCTTCTTGGGTGACAAGACGGACAAGATGACGGACAAGATTGGGCAGAAGCTTTTCGAGAAGAAACAGGAGCCagccaaggaggaggcctACTACGCAGAAAGCGTATAA
- a CDS encoding Polysaccharide lyase family 3 — MRTEAFKLLATLAVAFPTVSACVGKDALPSATETISNSEPIEVAAGESYDGKLARFDRGSGACKAQTEGGQKDAVFILRKGATLKNAIIGKDQMEGVYCLGGGCTIENVWFEDVCEDAISIKEDEAGTETRIIGGGAYKASDKVVQHNGCGSVSISNFYAEDYGKVYRACGTCDACKRTVTIEGVSAYGGGEIAGINEETGDEATLVNICTDAKTPCQLYDGPGTKSGTC; from the exons ATGCGTACCGAAGCCTTCAAGCTCCTCGCGACCCTCGCCGTTGCCTTCCCCACCGTGTCCGCCTGCGTCGGCAAGGACGCTCTCCCCTCCGCCACCGAGACCATCAGCAACTCGGAGCCCATCGAGGTCGCTGCCGGCGAGTCGTACGACGGAAAGCTGGCCCGCTTCGACCGTGGCTCCGGCGCCTGCAAGGCCCAGACCGAGGGCGGTCAGAAGGACGCCGTTTTCATCCTGCGCAAGGGCGCCACCCTGAAGAACGCCATCATCGGAAAGGACCAGATGGAGGGCGTCTACTGCCTCGGCGGTGGCTGCACCATCGAAAACGTCTGGTTCGAGGACGTCTGTGAGGACGCCATCTCAAT caaggaggacgaggctgGCACCGAGACCCGTATCATCGGCGGTGGTGCGTACAAGGCTTCCGACAAGGTCGTCCAACACAACGGCTGCGGTAGCGTCAGC ATCTCCAACTTCTACGCCGAGGACTACGGCAAGGTCTACAGAGCTTGCGGCACG TGCGACGCTTGCAAGCGCACCGTCACCATCGAGGGCGTCTCTGcctacggcggcggcgagatcgccggcatcaacgaggagacgggcgacgaggccacTCTCGTCAACATCTGCACCGATGCCAAGACCCCGTGCCAGCTCTACGACGGCCCTGGCACCAAGTCCGGTACTTGCTAA
- a CDS encoding Glycylpeptide N-tetradecanoyltransferase, whose protein sequence is MSAKSTGLSAEEVQRHPAFSTTQWDLKPTTSGHVNVAESRPGGPFPMWYEVHGTGPKKVVWIMGLGASRTIWKRQTRYFGHQHADQYSSLVFDNRGVSKSAKPNCRYTTSEMAKDLVELLKQIGWLDIDSPHYPRDLNVAGLSLGGMIAQELALLIPQRIQSLILISTAPRLIRTVHTLEHLRQRVEMFLPYGVDAELNSKAHRLFTQKYLDSPDSGSLDPETKFLTNLDRFTAEQLVERMEDTELSRRKGIILQAIAAGWHHKTDAELAKMGDGVGRTRIMVMHGTFDESITFPHFELFKTALGDGPEYIAWKDCGHVPSYEREAEFNEVVRDFIDKTAGLPDHA, encoded by the coding sequence ATGTCCGCAAAGTCAACTGGCCTGTCGGCCGAAGAGGTCCAGAGACACCCTGCCTTCAGCACAACCCAATGGGATTTGAAGCCTACGACTTCGGGCCATGTCAACGTCGCCGAGTCTCGTCCCGGCGGACCGTTCCCCATGTGGTACGAAGTCCACGGCACCGGCCCCAAAAAGGTGGTCTGGATCAtgggcctcggcgccagTCGGACCATTTGGAAGCGCCAGACCCGCTACTTTGGACACCAGCATGCCGATCAGTACAgctccctcgtcttcgatAACCGCGGCGTCAGCAAGTCGGCCAAGCCCAACTGCAGATACACCACCTCGGAGATGGCCAAGGACTTGGTCGAGCTGCTCAAGCAGATTGGCTGGCTCGACATCGACTCCCCGCACTACCCCCGGGACCTGAACGTCGCGGGTCTCAGCCTGGGCGGCATGATCGCGCAGGAgctcgccctcctcatcccccaGCGCATCCAGTCGTTGATCCTCATATCCACTGCGCCTCGCCTGATCCGGACCGTCCACACGCTAGAGCACCTGAGACAGCGAGTCGAGATGTTCCTCCCATACGGGGTGGACGCCGAGCTCAACAGCAAAGCACACAGGCTCTTCACGCAGAAGTACCTCGACTCGCCGGACTCCGGATCCCTGGACCCGGAGACGAAGTTCCTGACCAACCTCGACCGGTTCACGGCGGAGCAGCTGGTCGAGAGGATGGAGGACACGGAGCTTTCGCGCCGCAAgggcatcattctccaggccatcgccgctgGGTGGCATCACAAGACCGATGCGGAGCTGGCAAAgatgggcgacggcgtcggcagaACTCGCATCATGGTGATGCACGGCACGTTTGACGAGTCCATCACGTTCCCACACTTTGAGCTGTTCAAGACTGCGTTAGGCGACGGGCCCGAATACATCGCCTGGAAGGATTGCGGGCATGTCCCGTCATACGAGAGAGAGGCGGAATTCAACGAAGTAGTGAGAGACTTTATCGACAAGACAGCGGGCCTTCCTGACCACGCTTAA
- a CDS encoding Short chain dehydrogenase — MAPFRVFEGKLAIITGASRSFGAVVAEHFASRGANVVINYATDGSTETAKALAKDFEAKYNVRALAVKADLSKPEAPQQLVDAAKAHFTDANGRFQIDILINNAATVNAQGIDQLDLDLFDATFNLNCKAPALLVKASFPYLPTDRSGRIVNISSATTTWGVWWQTSYAGTKGAIEAMTRVWARELAERATVNAVAPGPMDTGLYSSLPDEPREALRPLNILTPLAKARPGVDSQEVLDLAQSIGGRPGYLEEVAGVVGVCCLPESGWMTGNLVGASGGGAFVR, encoded by the exons ATGGCTCCTTTCAGGGTTTTCGAGGGCAAGCTTGCCATTATTACTGGCGCCTCGCGAA gcttcggcgccgtcgtcgctgagCACTTCGCCAGCAGAGGCGCCAACGTCGTCATCAACTACGCCACCGACGGGTCGACGGAGACGGCAAAGGCCCTCGCCAAGGACTTCGAGGCCAAGTACAACGTCAGGGCCCtggccgtcaaggccgaccTGAGCAAGCCTGAGGCTCcccagcagctcgtcgacgccgcgaaGGCTCACTTCACCGACGCCAACGGCCGCTTCCAGatcgacatcctcatcaacaacgccgccacGGTCAACGCCCAGGGCATCGACCAGCTggacctcgacctcttcgacgCCACCTTCAACCTGAACTGCAAGGCGCCCGCCCTGCTCGTCAAGGCCTCCTTCCCCTACCTGCCCACCGACCGCTCCGGCCGCATCGTCAACATCTCCAGCGCCACCACCACTTGGGGCGTCTGGTGGCAGACGTCGTACGCCGGCACCaagggcgccatcgaggccatGACCCGCGTCTGGGCCCGCGAGCTTGCCGAGAGGGCGACGgtcaacgccgtcgcccccggTCCCATGGACACGGGGCTGTACTCCAGCCTGCCCGACGAGCCCCGCGAGGCTCTCCGGCCGCTGAACATCCTCACGCCCCTCGCCAAGGCCAGGCCCGGCGTCGACAGCCAGGAGGTGCTCGACCTGGCCCAGAGCATCGGCGGCCGCCCCGGCTacctcgaggaggtcgccggcgTTGTGGGAGTCTGCTGCTTGCCGGAGAGCGGATGGATGACGGGCAACCTTGTCGGTGCCAGCGGAGGCGGCGCTTTCGTTCGTTAA
- a CDS encoding glycoside hydrolase family 79 protein, which produces MAPLQSRLLVGCGLLSAAFAAENVLSLTLSEEAPNNVSTTVDPSFAGFGIELDHLYYFMGDETPNDLSINLLNNLANFTGRPPYVRLGGNTQDYVIYDDSQDEWLVKPNPRPAASGSVPADNFIIGPRFMEIANRMPKGTPITWGLNLGYDEPDYLDQLTTMASQIIDRCTNLNLMSFEFGNEPDLYGDNGFRSGGSWSGSEYTKEWRERADAVWAEVLEPRGLHSNFFEASASTAWVAGTGFEIKDLVDYGIDDKANNSDVGYVTSWNQHNYYYFVGAFPYPLTLDYMMRFDTTKAQFDSAIEAQIDQAEQTTHPFALREMSVVGPLGVEGLSDTFASALWTLNFLLYATTINISSVQFHMTYDSNASAWQPTAMFGRDRFVRPLYYGMAAFAQTIGRSCKARVAQAEIADYPAGYNEYVKAWSVYQGDALASLVVLNGKVANVSESAKGSITVDVTLPSSLAGETLHLSYLTSDGADATSGTTWNGISFEQGNDGTLTQVSDEDVTVEVGSDGRASIPVRDSEAVVATIGGRVGSGEPDDAACGALATSSQGVGSLTSSTPGSSGDPSNNASSDGGSGDGDGDDSGAAALFGKSIYTCIAWSLALSIGVFYL; this is translated from the coding sequence ATGGCGCCGTTGCAGAGTCGCCTCCTCGTGGGCTGCGGcctcctctccgccgccttcgccgccgaaAACGTGCTGTCCCTGACGCTCTCCGAAGAGGCCCCCAATAACGTCTCGACAACCGTCGACCCCTCCTTCGCCGGGTTCGgcatcgagctcgaccaCCTCTACTACTTCATGGGCGACGAGACACCAAACGATCTGTCCATCAACCTGCTCAACAACCTGGCCAACTTCACCGGCCGGCCACCGTACGTGCGGCTGGGAGGAAACACGCAAGACTACGTCATCTATGATGACTCGCAAGACGAATGGCTCGTCAAGCCGAACCCGCGGCCGGCCGCGTCGGGGAGCGTGCCAGCGGATAACTTCATCATCGGCCCCCGCTTCATGGAGATCGCCAACCGGATGCCCAAGGGCACGCCCATCACCTGGGGCCTGAACCTGGGATACGACGAGCCCGACTACCTCGACCAGCTCACCACCATGGCCTCCCAGATCATCGACCGATGCACGAACCTCAACCTCATGTCCTTCGAGTTCGGGAACGAGCCGGACCTGTACGGCGACAACGGCTTCCGGTCCGGGGGCTCGTGGTCCGGGTCCGAGTACACAAAGGAATGGCGGGagcgcgccgacgccgtctggGCGGAGGTCCTCGAGCCCCGCGGCCTGCACAGCAACTTCTTCgaggcctcggcgtcgacggcctgggtCGCCGGCACGGGCTTCGAGATCAAGGACCTCGTGGACTATggcatcgacgacaaggccaacAACTCGGACGTCGGCTACGTCACGAGCTGGAACCAGCACAACTACTACTATTTTGTCGGAGCCTTCCCCTACCCTCTGACGCTCGACTACATGATGCGTTTCGACACGACAAAGGCCCAGTTCGACtcggccatcgaggcccagATCGACCAGGCCGAGCAGACGACGCACCCGTTCGCGCTGCGCGAGAtgtccgtcgtcggccccctcggcgtcgagggcctcagCGACACCTTCGCCTCGGCCCTGTGGACCCTCAACTTCCTCCTCTACGCCACCACGATCAACATCTCGTCCGTCCAGTTCCACATGACGTACGACAGCAACGCCAGCGCCTGGCAGCCGACGGCCATGTTCGGCCGCGACCGCTTCGTCCGGCCGCTCTACTACGGCATGGCCGCCTTCGCCCAGACCATCGGCCGCTCGTGCAAGGCCCGCGTCGCGCaggccgagatcgccgacTACCCGGCCGGCTACAACGAGTATGTCAAGGCCTGGTCCGTCTACCAAGGGGACGCGCTCGCctccctcgtcgtcctcaacgGCAAGGTCGCCAACGTGTCCGAGTCCGCCAAGGGCAGCATCACCGTCGACGTGACGCtgccctcctccctcgccggcgagacGCTGCACCTGTCCTACCTGACgagcgacggcgccgacgccacGAGCGGCACGACGTGGAACGGCATCAGCTTCGAGCAGGGCAACGACGGCACGCTGACGCAggtctcggacgaggacgtcaCCGTCGAGGTGGGCAGCGACGGAAGGGCGAGCATCCCCGTCCGCGactccgaggccgtcgtcgccaccatcggcggccgcgtcggCAGTGGGGAGCCCGACGACGCGGCGTGCGGCGCGCTCGCCACGTCGTCGCAGGGCGTCGGTTCGCTGACGAGCTCCACGCCGGGCTCCTCGGGGGACCCGAGCAACAACGCCTCGTCGGATGGCGGGagcggcgacggggacggTGATGAttcgggcgcggcggcgctgttCGGGAAGAGTATCTACACTTGCATTGCGTGGAGTTTGGCACTTAGCATTGGCGTCTTTTACTTGTAG